Proteins encoded within one genomic window of Mesobacillus subterraneus:
- a CDS encoding L-lactate permease, translating to MLLLIALSAIIAPFLFLVIMRMPAAKGMALSSLIVILLALTTWGMEGQVVLASVFQGVHKTLTILWILFGALVLLNTLRNTGAVVRINQGFQSISGDMRVQVIIVAFLFGSLIEGAAGFGTPAMVTGPLMLALGFQPIAAATIALIADSTAVMFGAVGTPVAVGLSNIPGADTPFFHDIAVTVTSLDLLAGSFIPFILMVVLTVFFGSGIKDALPMLPWTLMVGFIYTGSALLIATLFGHEFVSILAALITLAVATLTAKKGFLLPKTEWKAAMRKDFVVSTEKSKMSIVTAWSPYVVVVLLLLLTRIVPALKEFTRTTIDFTWSNILGVEGVTSAWEFLYSPGTILTAAAVLAFLFQRKSYQTFTNASKESLSTMKMTSIALIATLSMVQVFVNSGMNLNELISMPQYIAESFAGSLGSVWIFVAPFLGELGAFITGSATVSTLTFSPIQYNVADAVGLESNIVLAVQLIGAAAGNMICVHNVVAASAVVGVSGKEGEIIRKTLAPAIVYGILAGVSGFIFLNLL from the coding sequence ATGTTATTGCTGATTGCGTTAAGTGCTATTATTGCTCCGTTTTTATTTCTTGTGATCATGCGGATGCCGGCGGCCAAGGGGATGGCCTTGAGTTCACTGATCGTCATTTTGTTAGCGCTTACTACTTGGGGGATGGAAGGACAAGTGGTATTGGCGTCAGTTTTTCAAGGGGTACATAAAACGCTGACTATTCTTTGGATTTTATTTGGTGCACTGGTGTTGTTGAACACGCTTCGAAATACGGGAGCGGTCGTTAGGATTAACCAGGGATTTCAAAGCATTTCTGGTGACATGCGAGTGCAGGTCATTATTGTTGCCTTTTTATTTGGTTCACTAATTGAAGGTGCTGCAGGGTTTGGAACGCCGGCAATGGTTACCGGACCGTTAATGCTGGCTCTTGGGTTCCAGCCAATTGCGGCTGCGACGATTGCCTTGATTGCGGACAGTACCGCGGTTATGTTTGGAGCGGTCGGAACACCAGTGGCAGTCGGGCTGAGCAATATTCCGGGTGCTGACACTCCGTTTTTCCATGATATTGCCGTTACAGTGACAAGTCTTGATTTACTAGCGGGTTCGTTCATTCCGTTCATTTTAATGGTCGTCTTAACGGTCTTCTTTGGAAGCGGTATCAAAGATGCGTTGCCGATGCTGCCGTGGACACTGATGGTTGGCTTTATCTATACAGGCAGTGCGTTATTGATAGCTACCCTTTTCGGGCATGAGTTTGTATCGATTCTTGCTGCACTCATCACTTTGGCGGTAGCGACATTGACAGCGAAAAAAGGCTTCTTGCTTCCGAAGACTGAATGGAAAGCTGCGATGCGAAAAGATTTTGTCGTTTCAACGGAAAAGTCAAAAATGAGCATAGTGACAGCCTGGTCGCCATATGTCGTTGTTGTGCTTTTATTGCTGCTCACACGGATTGTTCCAGCACTCAAAGAGTTCACGAGGACAACAATTGATTTTACCTGGAGCAATATTTTAGGGGTGGAGGGCGTGACATCGGCCTGGGAATTCTTATACTCTCCAGGAACGATCCTTACTGCTGCGGCAGTTTTAGCGTTCTTGTTCCAGCGAAAATCGTACCAGACTTTTACCAATGCGTCGAAAGAGTCGTTATCGACGATGAAAATGACATCGATTGCCTTGATTGCGACACTTTCTATGGTTCAAGTATTTGTTAACTCGGGAATGAATCTCAATGAACTAATCAGTATGCCACAGTATATTGCGGAGTCCTTTGCTGGCTCGTTGGGTTCAGTATGGATCTTCGTTGCCCCGTTCCTTGGTGAGTTAGGAGCGTTCATTACGGGAAGTGCCACCGTATCTACGCTAACATTTTCGCCCATTCAGTACAATGTTGCGGATGCCGTTGGCCTTGAGTCGAATATCGTGTTGGCCGTCCAGCTCATTGGGGCAGCTGCAGGAAACATGATTTGTGTTCATAATGTCGTCGCGGCGAGTGCGGTGGTTGGGGTTTCCGGTAAAGAAGGAGAAATCATCCGGAAAACATTAGCGCCTGCGATTGTTTATGGAATTCTTGCCGGAGTATCTGGTTTTATTTTCTTAAACTTGCTTTAG
- a CDS encoding GNAT family N-acetyltransferase, protein MTDLTFRQLSVDECERMKDMDASQYIGKAWREVDGKRQLVEINYQDPDWPNGYEHHFNHLKQTISQGGSAIGAFGQDGRLIGFATVNQGFFGESFNYVLLDQLFITLEHRNKGIGKKLFYLSAKQAKEWQADKLFICAGSAEETVAFYFGIGCKVAEEIQQEFYESDPRDFQLEYSLSLL, encoded by the coding sequence ATGACAGATCTAACGTTTAGACAGTTATCGGTGGATGAGTGTGAACGGATGAAGGATATGGATGCTTCTCAGTATATTGGGAAAGCGTGGAGAGAAGTGGATGGCAAACGTCAACTGGTCGAGATCAATTACCAGGACCCTGATTGGCCGAATGGTTATGAACATCATTTCAATCATTTAAAACAAACGATCAGCCAGGGTGGGAGTGCGATTGGCGCATTTGGGCAAGATGGTAGATTGATAGGCTTTGCTACCGTCAATCAGGGGTTTTTTGGTGAGAGCTTTAACTATGTTTTGCTGGATCAGCTTTTCATCACACTCGAACACAGGAATAAAGGAATCGGCAAGAAGCTATTTTACCTTTCAGCAAAGCAAGCAAAAGAGTGGCAGGCGGATAAACTCTTTATTTGTGCCGGATCTGCAGAAGAAACAGTTGCCTTCTATTTTGGAATTGGATGCAAAGTGGCTGAAGAAATCCAGCAAGAATTTTACGAAAGTGATCCAAGGGATTTTCAACTAGAGTACTCGTTAAGTCTTTTGTAA
- a CDS encoding VOC family protein — protein MQKGLLHHVEIYVSNLKQSAEFWGWLLEELGYTAYQKWEGGQSWKLGETYLVFVQAEEKFLEPAYHRCRVGLNHLAFHAASRQQVDDMTKKLKGKEIQILYTDQHPFAGGEDYYAVFFEDPDRIKVELVAPE, from the coding sequence ATGCAAAAGGGATTGCTGCATCATGTTGAAATCTATGTTTCGAATTTGAAGCAAAGCGCAGAGTTTTGGGGATGGTTGCTTGAAGAACTGGGTTACACCGCCTATCAAAAGTGGGAGGGTGGACAAAGTTGGAAGCTGGGTGAAACGTATCTCGTCTTTGTTCAAGCGGAGGAGAAATTTCTGGAGCCCGCTTATCATAGATGCCGAGTGGGGCTGAATCACTTGGCCTTTCACGCAGCATCCCGCCAACAGGTAGACGACATGACGAAAAAATTGAAAGGAAAAGAGATACAGATTCTCTACACAGACCAACATCCTTTTGCCGGCGGAGAGGATTATTATGCTGTGTTTTTCGAAGACCCAGATCGAATAAAGGTAGAATTAGTTGCACCTGAATAG
- a CDS encoding MFS transporter, translating into MSSHTRKNNKGTLSLLALAISAFGIGTTEFVPVGLLSTISEDLNISITLAGLLISGYAMGVAFGAPILTALTNKMSRKTLLMALMVIFIIGNSIAAISTSFGLLMAARIITAFSHGVFFSIGSTIAADLVSEDKRASAIAFMFTGLTVATVTGLPLGTFIGQMFGWRATFWGVALLGVVGIIASAILIPKNIKDAPPAKFSDQLKILSNGPLLLAFAITALGYGGTFVAFTYLTPILQEVTGFTPKMVSIILLVYGVAVAIGNAIGGKAADKNPLKALLWMFIAQAIILVILTFTAPFKVAGLITIFLMGMFAFMNVPGLQVLVVRLAERYVPAAVNVASALNIAAFNLGIAIGAFVGGLIVDSIGLIHTPWIGGVMVIGAILLTIWSRHLENKQMLK; encoded by the coding sequence ATGAGTTCACATACACGAAAAAATAATAAGGGAACGCTATCCCTATTAGCGCTGGCAATCAGTGCATTTGGCATCGGTACGACTGAATTTGTCCCTGTTGGATTATTATCGACGATTTCAGAAGATCTCAATATCTCGATTACATTAGCTGGCTTGTTAATATCCGGGTACGCAATGGGTGTAGCCTTTGGAGCCCCAATCTTGACAGCTTTGACAAATAAAATGAGCCGCAAGACATTGCTCATGGCTCTCATGGTCATTTTCATCATCGGAAACTCTATCGCTGCCATATCGACGAGCTTCGGATTGTTGATGGCAGCAAGGATTATCACGGCATTTTCTCATGGAGTTTTCTTTTCCATTGGTTCAACGATTGCCGCAGACCTTGTCTCAGAGGATAAAAGAGCAAGTGCGATCGCCTTCATGTTCACAGGGTTGACCGTCGCCACCGTGACCGGTTTGCCGCTTGGGACTTTCATCGGCCAGATGTTCGGCTGGAGAGCGACATTTTGGGGAGTGGCATTATTAGGAGTAGTGGGAATTATCGCAAGTGCCATACTGATACCAAAGAACATTAAAGATGCGCCACCGGCTAAATTCAGCGACCAGCTAAAAATATTAAGCAATGGTCCATTGCTGCTGGCTTTCGCTATTACAGCACTTGGCTACGGCGGCACCTTTGTCGCTTTCACTTATCTGACGCCTATCCTTCAGGAAGTAACAGGCTTCACACCGAAAATGGTGAGTATAATCCTGCTTGTCTATGGAGTGGCAGTTGCCATCGGGAATGCCATTGGTGGGAAAGCTGCTGACAAGAATCCTTTAAAGGCCTTGTTATGGATGTTCATAGCTCAAGCGATAATTCTCGTAATCCTAACATTCACAGCTCCATTTAAGGTGGCTGGACTCATCACGATCTTCTTAATGGGGATGTTTGCATTCATGAATGTACCAGGATTGCAGGTACTGGTAGTAAGATTGGCAGAACGTTATGTTCCGGCAGCTGTGAATGTCGCATCCGCTTTGAATATAGCAGCTTTCAATCTAGGTATCGCCATCGGAGCATTTGTTGGCGGACTGATAGTTGACTCCATCGGTTTGATCCACACTCCATGGATTGGGGGAGTGATGGTAATTGGAGCCATTCTGCTGACAATTTGGAGTCGTCATTTGGAAAACAAGCAAATGCTGAAATAG
- a CDS encoding winged helix-turn-helix transcriptional regulator: MKKYNIPVEAALEVIGGKWKVVILCHLIEGKKRTSELKKLMPGITQKMLTQQLRELEEDNVILREVYNQVPPKVEYSLTDYGWSLKGILDSLCSWGEQHIEKNHPNKEDVLVVSETED, translated from the coding sequence TTGAAGAAATACAATATACCAGTTGAAGCCGCACTCGAGGTAATCGGAGGCAAATGGAAAGTCGTCATTCTATGCCATTTGATCGAGGGTAAGAAACGGACAAGCGAATTAAAAAAACTGATGCCTGGCATCACGCAAAAAATGCTGACACAGCAATTGCGAGAGCTAGAAGAAGATAATGTCATTTTACGAGAAGTCTATAACCAGGTCCCTCCTAAAGTCGAATATTCATTAACCGATTATGGATGGTCCTTGAAGGGGATTTTGGATTCACTATGCTCCTGGGGAGAACAGCATATCGAGAAAAATCATCCGAATAAAGAGGACGTTTTGGTTGTATCTGAAACAGAGGATTAA
- a CDS encoding vanadium-dependent haloperoxidase — MRYSYLKWSEIPYAGEEFPPTDPVTPLAGRWPLFFLKRNEDGHFLDPSGRRLNLPIRHPRLINFEKELEVVQRTLEKLTPTEKQIAVYYGTGVPTKQWTPVADRFIDTYNVTPTQAARIQAVLHGAIHDTMIVVWDLKYRWNVARTNQYDQEMETILCTPRFPTYPSGHAAMSGCAEVILSYYFPTEKKKLKRIAEEDALSRLLAGVHFPSDNSEGLELGRAIGHQIIRFLKREDHDIRGIDQQYREYFDADIFAIDYQQFIPFDFSSDCTSLIKSEPKKLCKNVNVPKPLIKKQK; from the coding sequence TTGAGATATAGTTATTTAAAGTGGTCTGAAATACCGTATGCTGGAGAAGAATTTCCCCCGACCGACCCGGTTACACCTTTAGCAGGACGTTGGCCGTTATTCTTTTTGAAAAGGAATGAAGACGGACACTTTCTTGATCCCTCTGGACGGAGATTGAACCTGCCCATTAGACATCCTCGACTGATAAACTTTGAAAAAGAATTGGAGGTCGTACAACGGACACTCGAAAAACTGACTCCAACCGAGAAGCAAATAGCTGTCTATTACGGGACAGGAGTACCTACTAAACAATGGACTCCGGTGGCTGACCGCTTCATAGATACGTATAATGTTACTCCTACTCAAGCAGCCCGAATCCAGGCAGTTTTGCATGGAGCAATCCATGATACGATGATTGTTGTATGGGATTTGAAGTATCGATGGAATGTGGCGAGGACGAATCAGTATGACCAGGAAATGGAAACCATTTTATGTACCCCGAGATTTCCAACATACCCGTCTGGACATGCTGCAATGTCTGGTTGTGCGGAAGTCATCTTGAGTTATTACTTTCCAACTGAAAAAAAGAAACTGAAAAGAATTGCTGAGGAAGATGCATTAAGCCGTTTACTTGCCGGTGTCCATTTCCCTTCTGACAATTCAGAAGGACTTGAATTAGGTAGAGCCATCGGGCATCAGATTATAAGGTTTTTAAAAAGGGAAGACCATGACATACGGGGCATTGATCAGCAGTACAGGGAATATTTTGATGCTGACATTTTCGCCATAGATTATCAACAATTTATTCCTTTCGATTTCTCTTCAGACTGTACTTCCCTCATAAAGTCAGAACCCAAAAAGTTGTGTAAAAATGTCAATGTACCAAAGCCTCTAATAAAAAAACAGAAGTGA
- a CDS encoding FadR/GntR family transcriptional regulator, translated as MPYKRVQTKRVYEQVADSIIELIKTGELKPGDKLDSVEKLAKSFDVGSSTIREALSGLRTMGLVKMRQGEGTFVNTFDPSKFQLPVTSAFLMKLEDVKELYEVRKILEIGTAAQAAAVHEEEDLLDMEKALIVMEHANGNEELASQADLDFHVAIANATHNKLLINLMSSVSALNSQTIQETRKVLLYSDNIVDGLHSEHRRIFEAIKNRQPNEARQAMLMHLQNVQDRLFKYIE; from the coding sequence ATGCCATATAAGCGAGTGCAAACAAAAAGGGTTTATGAACAAGTTGCTGATTCAATAATTGAGTTAATTAAGACTGGTGAATTAAAACCAGGTGATAAATTAGATTCCGTCGAAAAGCTGGCGAAGAGCTTCGACGTTGGGAGCTCCACAATCAGGGAAGCATTAAGTGGCTTGCGGACGATGGGTCTGGTGAAAATGCGCCAGGGTGAAGGGACATTTGTTAATACCTTTGATCCGTCGAAATTCCAATTGCCGGTTACCAGCGCTTTCTTAATGAAGCTTGAAGACGTAAAGGAACTATACGAAGTACGTAAGATTTTAGAAATTGGCACGGCGGCTCAAGCAGCTGCTGTGCACGAAGAAGAAGATTTGCTTGATATGGAAAAAGCGTTGATCGTGATGGAACATGCCAATGGAAATGAAGAGCTCGCTTCGCAAGCGGACCTTGATTTCCACGTGGCGATTGCGAATGCGACACATAATAAATTGTTGATTAATCTGATGAGCAGCGTCTCAGCGCTGAATTCGCAAACGATTCAGGAAACCCGGAAGGTGCTCTTGTATTCGGATAACATCGTCGATGGTCTGCATTCCGAGCATCGACGGATCTTTGAAGCAATTAAAAACCGACAGCCAAACGAAGCGCGCCAAGCCATGCTAATGCATTTGCAAAATGTCCAGGACCGACTTTTTAAATACATTGAATAA
- a CDS encoding STAS domain-containing protein encodes MIANRILSEKHQLIKHKTQLNTHQTSIKIDGQLQEWRENIIDIYAASVSRDMETSFNVLKEWGREAVDTLVNYNLPLEIALNEVRDYRNLIGHIIKEEAIALNLPIAEFYDLLSDFDTVVDRAVHWLSISYTRMFYTRINIAEASALELSIPVIKISDKIGVLPIIGDIDTQRAQELMNKALSKGSELSLEHLIIDLSGVPIIDTMVADRVFKVIKGLSLLGINAILSGIRPEIAQTMVNLGVDVSNIPITSNLQRAMEQLLKVKIA; translated from the coding sequence ATGATAGCCAATCGAATTTTATCAGAAAAACACCAGCTTATTAAACACAAAACTCAGCTGAACACCCACCAAACATCCATTAAAATTGACGGCCAGCTTCAAGAATGGCGGGAAAATATCATTGATATATATGCAGCCTCTGTTTCCAGGGATATGGAAACTTCTTTTAACGTTTTAAAGGAGTGGGGGAGAGAAGCAGTAGACACTTTAGTGAACTACAATCTTCCTTTAGAAATCGCACTTAATGAGGTCCGAGACTATAGAAACCTCATAGGGCATATTATCAAGGAGGAGGCTATAGCGCTTAATCTGCCTATAGCGGAATTCTACGATTTATTATCTGACTTTGATACAGTTGTTGACCGCGCTGTCCATTGGTTAAGCATATCTTACACACGAATGTTCTACACTCGAATCAATATCGCTGAAGCCTCTGCGTTAGAATTATCGATTCCAGTCATTAAAATTTCTGATAAAATTGGGGTACTTCCTATCATAGGGGACATAGATACCCAAAGAGCCCAGGAGTTAATGAACAAGGCTTTATCTAAAGGCAGTGAATTATCCTTGGAACATCTGATCATTGACCTCTCTGGTGTGCCAATCATTGACACGATGGTTGCTGACCGGGTCTTTAAAGTTATAAAAGGGTTGTCACTCTTAGGGATTAATGCCATACTCTCTGGTATTCGTCCAGAAATCGCTCAAACCATGGTTAATTTAGGCGTTGATGTTTCCAATATCCCTATAACCTCAAATTTGCAAAGAGCAATGGAACAATTACTCAAAGTGAAGATCGCATAG
- a CDS encoding CPBP family glutamic-type intramembrane protease, translating into MQKPWNFTQVFYGGVIEEVVFRFGFMSFFTWLFNLWFSNILWSIWIANILAALLFALAHLPSVQQLKVTDTKLIYLYMNSTNAILGLVCGWLYWKEGLAAAIICHMTFHIVWFIAEKIEPHVQKHDDLLV; encoded by the coding sequence ATCCAGAAGCCTTGGAATTTTACTCAAGTATTTTACGGAGGCGTTATTGAAGAAGTCGTCTTTCGGTTTGGATTCATGAGCTTTTTTACATGGCTGTTCAATTTGTGGTTCTCCAACATCCTTTGGTCAATATGGATAGCGAATATCCTGGCGGCCCTTCTTTTTGCACTGGCCCACTTGCCATCCGTCCAACAGTTGAAGGTGACAGATACAAAGTTGATATACCTATATATGAACAGTACGAATGCTATTCTAGGTCTGGTTTGCGGCTGGCTGTATTGGAAGGAAGGGCTGGCTGCAGCCATCATCTGCCACATGACCTTTCACATAGTCTGGTTTATTGCTGAAAAAATTGAACCGCATGTTCAGAAACATGACGATCTATTGGTATAA
- a CDS encoding MBL fold metallo-hydrolase, with protein sequence MFLKKSAVKGDKNGVTYMNGQVRFQGVSLNVYSYAVDGILIDTGAQSLKKYFEAFIDEADFQQVMLTHFHEDHTGCAAYAAKSTQLPIFLNQTSIQSCSQKADYPLYRQLFWGRRKPFSSQAMPDTFTSNRATWDAIDTPGHAHDHKAFLNRETGQLFTGDLFVQERTKVIMSEESIPQIIDSLKRVLTYEFKEMFCSHAGYVENGRTALTQKLDYLMSIQHDVCTLHDQGESANEICKKLFPKKYPIIKFSGREWDSRHIISSILSER encoded by the coding sequence TTGTTTCTGAAAAAAAGTGCAGTGAAAGGCGATAAAAACGGGGTTACTTATATGAACGGTCAAGTCCGTTTTCAGGGTGTATCATTGAATGTTTATAGTTATGCTGTGGATGGAATTTTAATTGATACTGGCGCACAATCCTTGAAGAAGTATTTTGAAGCCTTCATCGATGAAGCAGATTTTCAGCAGGTGATGCTGACTCATTTTCATGAAGATCATACCGGCTGTGCTGCCTATGCTGCCAAATCAACGCAGCTTCCCATCTTTTTAAATCAAACATCTATCCAATCTTGTAGCCAAAAGGCGGATTATCCGTTGTACCGACAGCTTTTTTGGGGACGAAGAAAACCCTTTTCATCTCAAGCGATGCCCGATACATTCACTTCCAACAGAGCAACCTGGGATGCCATAGACACTCCCGGCCATGCCCATGATCATAAGGCATTTCTGAACCGGGAAACTGGACAATTGTTTACCGGCGATTTATTTGTCCAGGAGCGCACCAAAGTGATCATGTCAGAAGAAAGCATCCCACAAATCATCGACTCCTTAAAGCGGGTATTAACCTACGAATTCAAGGAGATGTTTTGCAGCCATGCAGGATACGTAGAAAATGGCCGTACCGCTCTAACCCAAAAGCTCGACTACCTCATGTCCATCCAGCATGACGTTTGCACGCTCCATGATCAAGGTGAGTCTGCCAACGAGATATGTAAAAAACTCTTTCCAAAAAAATATCCCATTATAAAGTTTTCTGGCCGTGAGTGGGACTCCCGGCACATAATAAGCTCCATTTTAAGCGAGCGATGA
- a CDS encoding CPBP family intramembrane glutamic endopeptidase — protein sequence MRASVIEETKSPKEEFSMSKAIPIFAILSLTCGVLLFVFIKSGLMSIEDSFSFANPFKLLVSSLIASIGLIVFGVVLTLITPTKFVDDTNKTYQNEPLFNIIIFMFLAVLFEEFLFRGIIQGYIFHTFNNYWAAIIGTTVLFTVYHFQYFKKPLMLFNLVVPAFVFCWIYFYSSNLLVPIATHFLMNVGMTLLFKYNLIKLKES from the coding sequence GTGAGGGCGTCTGTCATTGAAGAAACAAAAAGTCCTAAAGAAGAATTTAGTATGAGTAAGGCTATTCCTATATTTGCAATACTGTCACTGACTTGTGGAGTATTGCTATTTGTGTTCATTAAATCAGGGCTTATGTCAATAGAAGATTCCTTTTCATTCGCAAACCCTTTTAAACTATTAGTCAGCAGTCTGATCGCTTCAATTGGTCTGATCGTGTTTGGGGTTGTTTTAACTTTGATAACTCCTACAAAATTTGTTGATGATACAAATAAAACATACCAAAATGAGCCCTTGTTTAACATCATCATTTTTATGTTTTTGGCCGTGTTATTTGAGGAATTTTTGTTTAGAGGTATCATTCAAGGCTATATTTTTCATACCTTCAACAATTACTGGGCTGCGATTATCGGAACAACCGTCCTATTTACTGTTTATCATTTTCAATATTTTAAAAAACCATTAATGTTGTTCAATTTAGTGGTACCTGCTTTTGTATTTTGCTGGATTTACTTTTATTCAAGTAACCTATTAGTCCCGATTGCGACCCACTTTTTAATGAATGTCGGGATGACTTTATTGTTTAAATATAATCTCATAAAGTTAAAGGAATCATGA